From Arcobacter arenosus:
TTTTGAGCCAGTTATCGCATACAACTTATTTAATAATATGAATATGATGAAAAGTGCGTTTGAAACACTTGCAGATAAATGTGTAAAAGGAATTACTGCAAATGAAGAGCATTGTAAAAATTTAGTTGTTAATTCAATTGGATTAGTAACTGCATTAAATCCACATATTGGATATGAAAACTCAACATCAGTTGCAAAAGAAGCACTTGATAGTGGGCAATCAGTTTATGACATTGTTTTAAAAAGAGGTCTTTTAACTAAAGAAGAACTTGAAGATATTATAAGACCAGAAAATATGATCAAACCTAGATTAATTAAATAGGTTCACTTAAACTTACAGAAGGAGAAAAAAATGTTAGGTTTAGAAATTATTGTTGTACTTGGTGCAATATTTTTAGGAGCCCGAATGGGCGGTATTGGTATTGGTTATGCAGGTGGACTAGGTGTTCTAATTTTATGTTTATTCTTTGGTTTAAAACCAGGGAGTATCCCTATTGATGTAATTTTGATTATTATGTCTGTTATTGCAGCAATTGCTGCAATGCAAGTTGCTGGTGGACTAGACTATATGGTTAAAGTTGCTGAAAATATTTTAAGAAAAAACCCTAAACATATTACATATTTAGCACCTACAGTTACATATTTTATGACTATTTTAGCTGGAACTGGACATACAGCTTATTCAACACTTCCTGTTATTGCGGAAGTTGCGAAAGAGCAAGGTATTAGACCATCTCGTCCTTTAGGTATTGCAGTTGTTGCTTCTCAAATAGCAATTACAGCTTCTCCAATCTCTGCTGCTGTTGTATTTTTAAGTGGTATCTTAGAGCCTCTTGGTGTTGGTTATATTCAGTTATTAGCTGTTTGTATCCCTACAACTTTTGCTGCTTGTATGATTACAGCTTTTGTTAGTAACTTTTTAGGAAAAGACTTAAAAGATGATTCTGTTTATAAAGATAGATTAGAAAAAGGTCTTGTTAAACTTAGAGGTGAAAGCAATATTGAAATTAAAAAAGGTGCAAAACTTTCAGTTGGAATTTTTATTCTTACTATCCTTTCAGTAGTTACTTATGCAACCTTAATTAGTAAAAAAGTTGGAATTATTGTAGATCCAAGTTTACCTAGAAATGCTGCAATTATGGTTTTCATGTTAGCTTGTGCAACAATTATTACTTTAGCTTGTAAAGTTGATACAGGAAAAATCATAAGCGCTTCAACATTTAAATCAGGTATGAGTGCTTGTATTTGTGTTCTTGGTGTTGCATGGTTAGGAACAACTTTTGTTGGTGCACACTTAGCTGAGATTAAAGATTTCGCAAGTACATTATTAAATCAATATCCATGGATGTTAGCTGTTGCATTATTCTTTGCAAGTATGCTTTTATATTCTCAAGGTGCAACAACAAAAGCTTTAATGCCTGCTGCACTTGCATTAGGTGTTGACCCAGTAACTGCAGTTGCATCATTTGCCGCTGTTAGTGCATTATTTGTTTTACCAACTTATCCAACACTTTTAGCTGCAGTTGAAATGGATGATACAGGAAGTACAAGAATTGGTAATTTAGTATTCAACCACCCATTTATGATTCCAGGTGTAATTGCTATTACATTAAGTGTAATTTTCGGATTTATGCTTGGTGGAATTATTTTATAAAAATAAGAAATATATAGGAGAAAAAATGAAGAATTTATTAGGAAAATTAACGTTATTAAGTATGGTTGGAGCATCGCTTCTAATGGCTAAACCAAATATTACAATACTTGCTACTGGTGGAACAATTGCTGGTGCTGGTGACTCTTCTGTAAATAGTTCTTATTCTGCAGGTGCTGTTACAGTTGATAAATTATTAGCAGCTGTTCCAGATATCAATAATATGGCAGAGATTAAAGGGGAACAAATTTCAAATATTGGTTCTCAAGAGATGACAAATGAAGTTTGGCTAAAACTTGCAAAAAGAGTAAACGAACTATTAAAAAAAGATAATGTAGATGGTGTTGTAATTACACATGGTACAGATACAATGGAAGCAACTGCATATTTTTTAAATTTAACTGTAAAAAGTAAAAAACCTATCGTATTAGTAGGTTCAATGAGATCAGGTTCATCAATGAGCCCAGATGGACCACTTAATTTATACAATGCAGTAAGCGTTGCAACATCTGAAAAAAGTTTAAATAAAGGTGTTGTAGTTGTAATGAATGATGAGATTCATAGTGCAAGAGAAGTAACTAAAACAAATACTTCTGCAGTTAATGCATTTGCATCAGTAAATACTGGAAAAATTGGAACAGTTTATTATGGAAATGTAAATTACTATATGACTCCACTTAGAAAAAATACAATTGATACAGAGTTTGATATTGAAAAAATTGATAAATTACCAAGAGTTGATATTGTGTATGGTCATGCAAATGATACAGCAGCATTCGTTGAAGCATCAGTAAAAGCTGAGGCACAAGGTATTGTTCATGCTGGAATGGGTAATGGAAACTTATTCCCAAAAACTCAAGAAGCTTTAGCTATTGCAAGTAGTAATGGTGTAGTAGTAGCTAGAAGTAGTAGAGTAGGAACAGGTAGAACAAACTTACATGGTGAAGTTGATGATGAGAAATTAGGATTTATTGCAACTGATAATTTAAATCCTCAAAAAGCAAGAGTTTTATTAATGTTAGGATTAACAAAAACTCATAACAAAGCTCAACTTCAAGAGATGTTTTTTAAATATTAATAAAAAGGGAGAATTTAATTCTCTCCTTTTTATTTCTTAGATAAAATATCTAAAATATAAAGGATATCTAATGAGAATAAAAACTCTTCTACTACTTATAATACTAATAAATATATCCTTATTTGCACAATCAAATAAAAACGTACTTATAATCAATTCTTACCATAGAGGTTTTGAATGGAGTGATAAGGTAATCAACGGAATAGAAAAAACTTTATACAATACAAAAACCAATGTAAATGTTTTATATATGGATTCAAAAAGAATTGCATCAGAAAAATATTTCAACAAAATGAAAGAACTATATAAACTACAACTAGGAAAAAGTAACTACAATCTAATTGTTGCTGTTGATACTTTTGCCTACGAATTCATGCTGAAAAACTACAATGAACTTTTTAAAGATGAACCACTATATTTTGTAGGTATTGAACAATATTCCCAAAAAGATGTTGACTTCTATAACTTAACAGATAAAGTATCTGGAGTATTAGAGAAAAGAGCAATTGACGAAACTATTCAAATTATAAATAAATCAATCCCAAAATTAAATAAACTATATATTATAAATGACAAAAGTAAAAATGGAGACCATACAGACCCATATATACGAAATGCTATAAATAATCTAAATAAAAATATTGAAATAGAATATATTCGAAGTTCAAACCTAGATAAATTAAAGGAAAAATTCTCAAAGTATAAAAAAAATGAAGCAATATTTTTTATACGTTTTTACAATAATGAAGATGGTTCTTTAAATAAAAACAGTGAAATTGCTTCAATGATAGATTCATGTAAAATCCCTGTTTTCTCAACTGATACATTATTTATTGGAAAAGGTTCAGTGGGAGGGAAACTTGTAGATATTCAAAAATTAGGAGAAAATGCCGGTGTTGATATTTTAAGAATTTTAAATAATCAATTAAAACTTTCATTTATAAAAGTTGATACCTCATATGAATATATTTTTGATTACAAAAAAATCAAAGAGTTTAATATAAAACTAGAAAGAATGAATTTAAACTATACACTAATAAATACCCCAAAAACTTTTTTTGATGAGTATAGAGAATTTATTGATATTGTTTTTATAATCAGTCCATTTTTAGTTCTTTTAATCCTTGGATTAATACACAATTTAGTACTAAGAATCCAAAGATCAAAAATCTCTCAACAAAGAATAGAATTAGACAAAATTTTATTAAATGCCATAGATAATCCAATTGTTTGGCAAGACAAAGATGGGAAAATTGTCGAATATAATACTAAATTTGAAGAATTTATGAAATATAAAACACCAGATAATAAAGATTTAACTTTTTGTGATTTTATGAAAAACTATAAAAACAAACCAATAATTGATTGTTTAAAAAAATTTATAAATAAATCAGAAACTGAAAATCTATTAAGAATAGAAACTAATACCCAAGAGAAATTTTACATAATAAATCAAACAAACTATACTGAAAATATCTATAATACTAGTGGGACTGTAACTGTTTTAACAGATATAACAAAAGAAAAAGAAGCTATAAAAGAGAAATCAAAACATCAAGAGTTTATTATCCAACAAAGTAAACTTGCTGAAATAGGTGAAGTTTTTTCATCAATAGCACATCAATGGAAAGCTCCTTTAGTGGAGATTGCAACCATTGCTCAAAAACAAGCCTATAATGAAGATAGTAATTTTGATGGGAAAAACAATATATATGTTAACGATATTATGGTGCAAGTTAAATATATGACTGATACTATAAATGACTTCCAAAAATTCATTATGCCATCTACTAAAAAAATAGCTTTTGATGTTCATGAATCAATAAGTGAAATGCTAGAAATTATAAGACACAATCTAAAATATAACTATATTGATGTAGATATAAATGTTCAGGAAGGAACCCATTTAACAGTATTAGGTTATAAAAATGAGTTTATGCAAACTCTTCTTAATATTGTAAATAATTCAAAAGATGCCATTATAAAACAAAAGAAAATTGGGAATATAAAAAAAGGCGAAATCACAATAAATTTAAACAATTTTGAAAAATATTTACAAATTGAAATTATTGATAATGGAGGTGGTATTCCCCAAATATTTATTGAAAATATATTTAAGCCATATTTTACAACAAAAAATAAAGGGCATGGAATCGGTTTGTATATGGCAAAACTTATTATAGAAGATAAAATTGGTGGAAAAATAGAAGCACAAAATGTAAAAAATGGCGCAAAATTTATAATTAAACTGGAGACTTACAATGAAAATATTGGTTCTTGAAGATAATGAAAGATTATCAAAACTAATAAAAAATGCCCTAAATAAACATGGTTATATTGTAGATTTAGTAAGTGATGGAGAAGAAGCCTTAGATAAAATTTTAGATGGTTATTCATGTTTTGTATTAGATATAAATGTGCCTTCTTTAGATGGAATCTCTGTTTTAGAATCTATTAAAATGTATCACAAAAATGTACCTACAATTATAATTAGTTCAAACCATGACTTAGAAAAAATTCAAAAATCATATGAAACAGGGTGTGATGACTATATAAAAAAACCATTTTTTATGTATGAATTAATCCAT
This genomic window contains:
- a CDS encoding sensor histidine kinase, with the translated sequence MRIKTLLLLIILINISLFAQSNKNVLIINSYHRGFEWSDKVINGIEKTLYNTKTNVNVLYMDSKRIASEKYFNKMKELYKLQLGKSNYNLIVAVDTFAYEFMLKNYNELFKDEPLYFVGIEQYSQKDVDFYNLTDKVSGVLEKRAIDETIQIINKSIPKLNKLYIINDKSKNGDHTDPYIRNAINNLNKNIEIEYIRSSNLDKLKEKFSKYKKNEAIFFIRFYNNEDGSLNKNSEIASMIDSCKIPVFSTDTLFIGKGSVGGKLVDIQKLGENAGVDILRILNNQLKLSFIKVDTSYEYIFDYKKIKEFNIKLERMNLNYTLINTPKTFFDEYREFIDIVFIISPFLVLLILGLIHNLVLRIQRSKISQQRIELDKILLNAIDNPIVWQDKDGKIVEYNTKFEEFMKYKTPDNKDLTFCDFMKNYKNKPIIDCLKKFINKSETENLLRIETNTQEKFYIINQTNYTENIYNTSGTVTVLTDITKEKEAIKEKSKHQEFIIQQSKLAEIGEVFSSIAHQWKAPLVEIATIAQKQAYNEDSNFDGKNNIYVNDIMVQVKYMTDTINDFQKFIMPSTKKIAFDVHESISEMLEIIRHNLKYNYIDVDINVQEGTHLTVLGYKNEFMQTLLNIVNNSKDAIIKQKKIGNIKKGEITINLNNFEKYLQIEIIDNGGGIPQIFIENIFKPYFTTKNKGHGIGLYMAKLIIEDKIGGKIEAQNVKNGAKFIIKLETYNENIGS
- a CDS encoding type II asparaginase; its protein translation is MKNLLGKLTLLSMVGASLLMAKPNITILATGGTIAGAGDSSVNSSYSAGAVTVDKLLAAVPDINNMAEIKGEQISNIGSQEMTNEVWLKLAKRVNELLKKDNVDGVVITHGTDTMEATAYFLNLTVKSKKPIVLVGSMRSGSSMSPDGPLNLYNAVSVATSEKSLNKGVVVVMNDEIHSAREVTKTNTSAVNAFASVNTGKIGTVYYGNVNYYMTPLRKNTIDTEFDIEKIDKLPRVDIVYGHANDTAAFVEASVKAEAQGIVHAGMGNGNLFPKTQEALAIASSNGVVVARSSRVGTGRTNLHGEVDDEKLGFIATDNLNPQKARVLLMLGLTKTHNKAQLQEMFFKY
- a CDS encoding anaerobic C4-dicarboxylate transporter, with amino-acid sequence MLGLEIIVVLGAIFLGARMGGIGIGYAGGLGVLILCLFFGLKPGSIPIDVILIIMSVIAAIAAMQVAGGLDYMVKVAENILRKNPKHITYLAPTVTYFMTILAGTGHTAYSTLPVIAEVAKEQGIRPSRPLGIAVVASQIAITASPISAAVVFLSGILEPLGVGYIQLLAVCIPTTFAACMITAFVSNFLGKDLKDDSVYKDRLEKGLVKLRGESNIEIKKGAKLSVGIFILTILSVVTYATLISKKVGIIVDPSLPRNAAIMVFMLACATIITLACKVDTGKIISASTFKSGMSACICVLGVAWLGTTFVGAHLAEIKDFASTLLNQYPWMLAVALFFASMLLYSQGATTKALMPAALALGVDPVTAVASFAAVSALFVLPTYPTLLAAVEMDDTGSTRIGNLVFNHPFMIPGVIAITLSVIFGFMLGGIIL
- a CDS encoding response regulator transcription factor; its protein translation is MKILVLEDNERLSKLIKNALNKHGYIVDLVSDGEEALDKILDGYSCFVLDINVPSLDGISVLESIKMYHKNVPTIIISSNHDLEKIQKSYETGCDDYIKKPFFMYELIHKIQKLCFKEVSKISLGEKFIYDIPKRLLTNDNNKIELARKEILLLELLTKDINRVFSFDEIEEYVWEGEPSTIMNIRALVKRIRKKIPEKSIKIVKGIGYSVNAVKIDE